The region TGAGGCGAGTTTCTCGCCTCTCTTGTTTTGAATTATAAGTTGAGATATAATAATTTATATTTGAGCTTATAATTTAAACAAACTTAATATCTAAGGAGAAATAAAGATGAATCTTTTAATCATGGGCCTACCAGGAGCTGGTAAAGGTACTCAAGCTGAAACTATCATTGAAGCAAAAGGTGTAAAACACATTTCAACTGGTGATATGTTCAGGGAAGCCATGAAAAATGAAACACCTATGGGGACTCTTGCTAAAAGCTATATCGACAAGGGTGAATTGGTACCAGATGATGTTACCAATGGAATTGTTAAGGAGCGTCTGGCCCAAGATGATATCAAAGAAACAGGTTTCCTTCTTGATGGATACCCACGTACAATAGAACAAGCTTACGCACTTGATGCTATGCTTGAAGAGCTGGGTCTAAAACTTGACGGAGTTATTAATATTGATGTTAACCCAGAAATTCTTGTAGACCGTCTAAGTGGACGTTTCATCTGTCGTACTTGTGGGGCCACTTACCACAAAATTTTCAATCCAACCAAGGTTGAAGGAACTTGTGATAAATGTGGTGGACATGATTTCTACCAACGTGAAGATGATAAGCCTGAAACAGTTAAAAATCGCCTAGATATTAACATCGAACAAGGACAACCAATTCTTGAACACTACGGAAAACTTGGTCTTGTTAAGGATGTTAATGGTGAGCAGGATATTGAAAAAGTTTCTCAAGAAATCATCGAAATTTTAAAATAAAGCTTGATAAAAAAGTCTTGCCTAATGGACTAAAAAATGATAAAATAATCTAGTCCGACTTTTAGATATTATTATCATAGCGGGGAATTTTAAGGAGGTGCTTTTGCGTGGCAAAAGATGATGTAATTGAAATCGAAGGTAAAGTAATTGATACTATGCCCAATGCGATGTTTACTGTTGAGCTTGAAAATGGCCATCAAGTTTTGGCTACTATTTCAGGTAAGATGCG is a window of Streptococcaceae bacterium ESL0729 DNA encoding:
- a CDS encoding adenylate kinase, producing the protein MNLLIMGLPGAGKGTQAETIIEAKGVKHISTGDMFREAMKNETPMGTLAKSYIDKGELVPDDVTNGIVKERLAQDDIKETGFLLDGYPRTIEQAYALDAMLEELGLKLDGVINIDVNPEILVDRLSGRFICRTCGATYHKIFNPTKVEGTCDKCGGHDFYQREDDKPETVKNRLDINIEQGQPILEHYGKLGLVKDVNGEQDIEKVSQEIIEILK
- the infA gene encoding translation initiation factor IF-1, with translation MAKDDVIEIEGKVIDTMPNAMFTVELENGHQVLATISGKMRKNYIRILTGDRVTVELSPYDLSRGRITYRFK